From a region of the Triticum aestivum cultivar Chinese Spring chromosome 7D, IWGSC CS RefSeq v2.1, whole genome shotgun sequence genome:
- the LOC123170611 gene encoding RING-H2 finger protein ATL32-like, whose protein sequence is MGAPGPDSWVFAVADSSRYSTRSRLLLTGLAMAIGVLTLLLYLAVSYARRRPGAEDHEAGGISDAAVIAVADAQSAPMDCAVCLGQVEAGEKLRRLPRCGHLFHADCVHAWLQAHSTCPMCRAATNSSNKDGTTTAAAATAALPPGVTGGSVPPAALEIVNGTTRLQNSHSD, encoded by the coding sequence ATGGGCGCACCTGGGCCAGACTCATGGGTGTTCGCGGTCGCCGACAGCTCCAGGTACAGCACGCGCTCGCGGCTGCTGCTCACGGGGCTCGCCATGGCGATCGgcgtcctcaccctcctcctctaCCTCGCCGTCTCCTACGCCCGCCGCCGTCCGGGTGCGGAGGACCACGAGGCCGGCGGCATCAGCGACGCCGCCGTCATCGCAGTGGCCGACGCGCAGTCTGCGCCGATGGACTGCGCGGTGTGCCTCGGGCAGGTGGAGGCCGGCGAGAAGCTGCGCCGGCTCCCCAGGTGCGGCCATCTCTTCCACGCCGACTGCGTCCACGCCTGGCTGCAAGCGCACTCCACCTGCCCCATGTGCCGCGCCGCCACAAATTCCTCCAACAAGGACGGCAccaccacggcggcggcggcaacagcaGCGCTGCCACCAGGCGTCACCGGAGGCTCGGTGCCGCCAGCTGCCTTGGAAATAGTGAATGGAACAACACGACTGCAGAATAGCCACAGTGATTGA